One candidate division KSB1 bacterium DNA segment encodes these proteins:
- a CDS encoding NUDIX hydrolase codes for MVLEVKCPSCGAAVETYRNPFPTVDVIVFRGGKVLLIARRNPPEGWAIPGGFVDYGESAETAAARELREETGLTVTSLRLLGVYSEPGRDPRFHTLSVVYLGEAVGEPGAGDDAAAARWFSREELPALIAFDHRAIIEAAFAEVRNGADGAGA; via the coding sequence ATGGTACTTGAGGTGAAATGTCCGAGTTGCGGGGCGGCGGTGGAGACCTACCGCAATCCGTTTCCGACGGTCGATGTGATCGTGTTCCGGGGCGGAAAGGTACTGCTGATAGCGCGGCGGAATCCACCGGAAGGCTGGGCGATACCCGGCGGATTCGTGGATTACGGCGAATCGGCGGAAACCGCTGCCGCCCGCGAGTTGCGGGAGGAGACGGGCTTGACCGTGACCTCCTTGCGGTTGCTCGGGGTGTATTCGGAGCCGGGGCGAGATCCGCGGTTTCATACCTTGTCCGTCGTCTATTTGGGAGAGGCTGTGGGCGAGCCGGGAGCCGGGGATGATGCGGCGGCTGCCCGTTGGTTTTCGCGGGAGGAGCTGCCGGCGCTGATTGCGTTTGACCACCGCGCGATCATCGAAGCGGCATTTGCTGAAGTGAGGAACGGAGCCGATGGAGCGGGAGCGTAA
- a CDS encoding PDZ domain-containing protein, translating to MRLASITLFAATLVAVFMFGTPTVAKEGSKAEKVAFFGVAAGEITSEIAADYGVQPGNGVVVESVTGGSPAEQIGLRENDIITRLGGAVITGPEEFRVQIRKHKPDDVIEVTYMRGGKEKLASATLTKRGDTDMMSFTIPTPPQAPKAHAFNWSWSDKDSKHGYAGLVLQELSEGLASYFKVEEGVLISEVVSGSPADNAGLKAGDVVVKVGGESVEDESDIRREIRSREPGEKLEFEVMRDGSTRTITVTLGDVRESEDMGALMEQGVDGGNAWGLDVNVQEMSEEMQRLQEELRGLDMKINIDELPALEELRRLEPMQLDISPVPDAPGIKMEMRRSRPIWDRTVWQESWDRVKSAWTDQMRTWEAGLLKLRDQLAQLRQELMQKFA from the coding sequence ATGAGACTGGCATCGATTACTCTCTTCGCGGCGACGCTTGTCGCGGTGTTCATGTTTGGGACGCCGACGGTTGCCAAGGAAGGCTCCAAGGCCGAGAAGGTGGCGTTTTTTGGAGTCGCGGCGGGCGAGATCACGTCGGAAATTGCCGCGGACTATGGGGTTCAGCCCGGCAATGGCGTGGTCGTTGAGAGCGTGACGGGCGGCTCTCCGGCGGAGCAGATCGGCCTCCGCGAGAACGACATTATTACAAGATTGGGCGGGGCCGTGATCACCGGGCCGGAGGAGTTTCGCGTCCAGATTCGCAAGCACAAGCCGGATGATGTGATCGAGGTCACCTATATGCGGGGCGGGAAGGAGAAGCTGGCGTCGGCGACACTGACAAAGCGCGGCGATACGGACATGATGAGCTTTACGATTCCGACTCCACCGCAGGCTCCGAAAGCGCACGCCTTCAACTGGAGCTGGAGCGACAAGGATTCCAAACACGGTTACGCCGGGTTGGTATTGCAGGAGTTGTCGGAGGGGCTGGCCAGCTATTTCAAGGTTGAAGAGGGCGTACTGATTTCGGAAGTGGTTTCGGGATCGCCGGCGGACAATGCGGGTCTGAAGGCAGGCGACGTCGTCGTGAAGGTTGGCGGCGAATCCGTGGAAGATGAGAGTGACATTCGGCGCGAGATTCGCTCGCGCGAGCCGGGCGAGAAGCTGGAGTTTGAGGTGATGCGCGATGGCAGCACGCGTACGATCACGGTGACGCTTGGTGATGTGCGGGAGTCCGAAGACATGGGCGCGCTGATGGAGCAGGGAGTTGACGGCGGCAATGCGTGGGGGTTGGATGTGAACGTTCAGGAGATGAGCGAGGAGATGCAGCGGTTGCAGGAGGAGTTGCGCGGTCTCGACATGAAGATCAATATCGATGAATTGCCGGCACTGGAAGAGTTGCGCCGCTTAGAGCCGATGCAGCTTGACATATCGCCGGTACCGGATGCGCCCGGGATCAAGATGGAGATGCGGCGGTCGCGCCCGATTTGGGACCGCACGGTCTGGCAGGAGAGCTGGGATCGCGTGAAGTCGGCCTGGACGGATCAGATGCGGACCTGGGAAGCGGGACTCCTCAAGTTGCGCGATCAGCTTGCGCAGCTTCGGCAGGAGCTGATGCAGAAGTTTGCCTGA
- a CDS encoding DUF342 domain-containing protein, with protein sequence MDDPLFRIISQGYNTWRVQTTFARHVDGATVSHRLAEIKTALARQFNIPEALVEYDCMLKRVPTPDGMLVDIQFDRKPIPAGAPRFRMLPLRAGDGSLFSDMLLEADIYPFDEYDQFITLQVIQSRVAAEGVDLSIVDWRAINQAISAMSHSYEPVFGMVIGQGQLPDIGIHSRIRYGGLEGDLQGSESRWTGCLPVSEGDVLFDVIPASSGRTPGRNLYGRELEPRGGIDTVIDAGEGTNVSKTGARVVAARDGLVVYERFGRDKRQLDSRDVIPARLVVRVEPTIVFDTDKRFELDLFDSAVISANVLAGSVIRSRSSLFIEGQVAEYSTIECHGVLRINGRVQKSRINSEAHICLLGGADNSIIQSGLTAHLEGLIADCRVYAHDVHANDIRGGEIEVLSRTAIQRVHDSEHGIANVRVNVLKSLAMQQQSSKVAVEELRDALAQIIQIFGTEIALQVEDATVQRMLLQWLRKQKSLIGISYSPAEVQDFRTLLSAIPTIRQQLEEVGTELRQITDKLHETLRDSEQNPELREQPESE encoded by the coding sequence TTGGACGACCCCCTCTTCAGAATCATCTCGCAAGGCTACAACACGTGGCGGGTACAGACCACTTTTGCCCGACATGTGGACGGCGCTACCGTTTCACACCGGTTGGCCGAGATCAAGACCGCCCTCGCCCGTCAGTTTAATATTCCCGAAGCCCTCGTCGAATACGACTGCATGCTGAAGCGCGTCCCGACACCGGACGGCATGCTCGTCGATATTCAGTTCGACCGGAAACCCATTCCAGCCGGAGCGCCGCGATTCCGCATGCTGCCTCTGCGAGCCGGGGACGGAAGCCTCTTCTCCGACATGCTGCTCGAAGCGGATATCTATCCCTTCGACGAATACGATCAGTTCATCACGCTACAGGTCATTCAGTCCCGCGTCGCCGCCGAAGGCGTGGACCTGTCGATCGTGGACTGGCGCGCGATCAATCAGGCCATTTCCGCGATGTCGCACTCCTACGAACCCGTGTTCGGGATGGTCATCGGGCAAGGTCAGTTGCCGGATATCGGGATCCACTCGCGGATTCGTTACGGCGGACTGGAAGGAGATCTGCAAGGATCGGAATCCCGCTGGACGGGCTGCCTGCCCGTCAGCGAGGGCGATGTGTTGTTCGACGTGATTCCCGCCTCCTCCGGGCGCACACCCGGACGCAACCTCTACGGTCGCGAGCTGGAGCCGCGCGGCGGCATCGATACCGTGATCGACGCCGGCGAGGGTACCAACGTTTCCAAAACCGGCGCCCGCGTGGTGGCCGCGCGCGACGGACTGGTCGTCTATGAGCGCTTCGGGCGCGACAAGCGACAACTCGACAGCCGCGACGTGATTCCGGCCCGCTTGGTCGTGCGAGTCGAACCCACCATTGTGTTTGATACCGACAAACGCTTCGAACTCGACCTGTTCGATTCGGCCGTGATCTCCGCCAATGTGCTGGCCGGCTCGGTGATTCGCTCGCGAAGTTCGCTGTTTATCGAGGGCCAGGTCGCCGAGTACTCGACCATCGAGTGCCACGGAGTCCTGCGGATTAACGGCCGGGTCCAAAAATCGCGGATCAACTCGGAAGCGCACATTTGTCTGCTCGGGGGAGCCGATAATTCCATCATTCAGTCCGGACTGACAGCGCATCTCGAGGGCCTGATCGCGGATTGCCGCGTCTATGCGCATGACGTTCACGCCAACGACATCCGCGGCGGTGAGATTGAGGTTCTGAGTCGCACCGCAATCCAGCGCGTGCACGATTCGGAACACGGCATCGCCAATGTCCGCGTCAACGTGTTGAAGTCTCTGGCGATGCAACAGCAAAGCAGCAAGGTCGCCGTCGAGGAACTGCGCGACGCGCTGGCGCAGATCATTCAGATCTTCGGCACCGAAATCGCACTGCAAGTCGAAGACGCGACGGTCCAGCGCATGCTGTTGCAATGGCTGCGAAAGCAAAAGTCCCTCATCGGAATCTCCTATTCACCCGCCGAAGTCCAGGATTTCCGAACGCTCTTGTCCGCCATCCCGACCATTCGGCAGCAGCTCGAAGAAGTCGGCACCGAACTGCGACAAATCACCGACAAATTACACGAGACCCTCCGCGACTCGGAGCAGAATCCGGAACTCCGCGAACAACCGGAATCCGAATAG
- a CDS encoding T9SS type A sorting domain-containing protein — MPYRAARTCLPALLLLSLIGSGIAAVPGFESLNSGSHGLQLSVLQHGGADATLQAVASAAPGEPDGEAADEQARPFSSGLLWALPLGTTSATVQVLATQWRIVGAAEVPDSVAALVAAEPLPLVSISQVMRMRGVPLVSLAINALQPAEQGFGVRVCERLEFRIVAEGSAAVRAELSSPAVMSAMRGTVANLDDVTPAGLTRPEPYLIITRPAYNSNALSQFAAWKREKGHAVTIATTDQTGTTTTAIRSFIQNAYETWPEPPVFVLLVGDVDGANPLPGWIIDGFYTATDVTDHPYALVDGDDWLPDLFIGRFSVDSPNELQTIVNKTVQYESQPHEPGGAWRSRMLITGVRSSPGFYQTYNTAWPTLQWIGREFLGAGYAQIDSVPYPGGSASQINARINAGVSFVAYRGFGSPHDWAYPNYTNNDINALNNGAMLPLVMSIVCGGGAFDSEVDPCFGELWLRAGTPTNFKGAVAFIGPSELDTKTRWNNTNIAGIFEGILHENVDCAAAAMLRGKMELIRQFPNNVEIITSDSDRSPWFYFHVFNLLGDPGLNFFVGPVQDLAATIPDSVALGTPAMTIPITDSGTPLPGAWGTLRQSGTIVSAANADADGMLTFALPQATAGQYEITLSKPRHAVVRDTVFVGTRGVAVATSQLTLIDDGNNGSNGNGDQIPNPGERIALAIRLRNYGTQNFASGTLTVNSSNPELVVVSPSIDAPAILAGAESTPLYLTFDVLSTCPDGESCLLNWQINEHDFDWTSVINVASPLLLVAAVQADGQDLNPEPNSTAGLSLTLANAGHAQSAAGTVVMRSLDARLVVLDSTAEYPAIAPGLSAAPVSGFQITCGDIYPGDWAAVELVIPGSGGNVVTAYALPIGNLESADPTHPDSYGYRAFDDGDQAFDEAPEFAWLEVDPAYGGNGTPINIGDTGEGRDATVTLPLPFDFTFYGTTYSEFSVCSNGFVAFGATAESYLRNYRLPAIASPDNMFAAFWDDLSIPTGGRVLYYHDQQGGRFVIEWSRLRNEYGTQPEETFEVVLYDTECWPTRTGDGDLLVQYLNVSNSDSWDNYATVGIQSKTSGHSLLCTYANLNEPGVAPIRSNQCILFTTGRPQSGAYVSYDGNQIDDDQEGGSDGNGDGISQNGERLEVSIQLRNSGSGSAPASTGTLTSADSRITILDPAVSFPALGPGETVAGSPVRVQISPATPDGHVAGMLLQLTGGALPCVVIPTLTVAAPVLGGLPVQLDDDAVPPSNGNGNGEVNPLETLELFPGASNGGGNVATGVTAILRRLNTQVTILDSTAALGDIAVGGEQQATEPCVVRLNNGLGDGDQVQLRIVFRDAFGTEWTQNLSYLVGSPRLEAAGIRPDDPAPGGHGDGYLNGGETGMLYPQVSNSGLGSASGVSITITSADPSITLENATQIIGAVPGNGMRETPQPVIVHVQAGNVEPRAVPVTFSITADGGFHSTTQLSLVIGNAIYVADFESDLDRWTVFGEYSQWHLQTRSYASPSHAYYCGDESSRRYEANADGYLRSPAFTYNGHGRLIFSTQYHTASAGDYCRVQLQLGSSTYYLLGSFWGDQADWQQREYSLEGYPPAEIAKLRFWFTSDFLGQAEGWYVDDVIIVNEVQAVDNHPASPLPADYRLDQVYPNPFNDQTTIRYAVPRSGHVTISLFNTRGQRIANLIDSDREPGNYDLSWRPLSLASGIYFVRMEAPSMTASLKLVYLK, encoded by the coding sequence ATGCCCTACCGCGCTGCCCGCACCTGCTTACCCGCGTTGCTGTTGCTTTCCTTGATCGGATCGGGAATCGCCGCGGTGCCCGGATTCGAGAGCCTGAACTCAGGATCGCACGGACTACAGTTGAGTGTCCTGCAGCATGGCGGTGCGGACGCGACGCTGCAAGCCGTCGCGAGCGCTGCACCTGGCGAGCCGGACGGGGAGGCGGCGGACGAACAGGCGCGGCCGTTCAGTTCCGGACTGCTGTGGGCGCTGCCGCTGGGCACGACCTCGGCAACCGTGCAGGTCTTGGCGACGCAATGGAGAATCGTCGGCGCGGCGGAAGTCCCGGACTCCGTGGCCGCCCTTGTCGCGGCCGAGCCGCTGCCCTTGGTGAGCATCAGCCAAGTCATGCGCATGCGTGGCGTCCCGCTCGTTAGTCTGGCAATCAATGCCCTTCAACCGGCGGAGCAGGGCTTCGGAGTCCGCGTGTGCGAACGGCTCGAATTTCGTATCGTGGCCGAGGGCAGTGCGGCAGTCCGCGCCGAATTAAGTTCTCCTGCCGTCATGAGCGCGATGCGCGGAACCGTGGCCAATCTCGACGATGTGACGCCGGCGGGGTTGACCCGGCCCGAGCCTTATCTGATTATTACGCGGCCCGCCTACAACTCCAACGCCTTGAGTCAATTCGCGGCGTGGAAACGCGAGAAGGGGCATGCGGTCACGATCGCCACCACGGACCAGACGGGGACGACTACCACGGCCATTCGTTCCTTTATCCAGAATGCCTACGAGACCTGGCCGGAGCCACCGGTCTTCGTGCTGTTGGTCGGCGACGTGGACGGCGCGAATCCGTTGCCGGGTTGGATCATCGACGGATTCTACACCGCGACCGATGTCACGGATCACCCCTATGCATTGGTCGATGGTGACGACTGGCTGCCGGACCTGTTCATCGGCAGATTCTCGGTCGATTCACCAAATGAGCTGCAAACGATCGTCAACAAAACGGTTCAGTACGAAAGCCAACCCCACGAGCCGGGCGGCGCCTGGCGCTCGCGCATGCTGATCACCGGTGTCCGCAGTTCGCCGGGCTTCTATCAGACCTATAACACAGCCTGGCCGACGCTGCAATGGATTGGCCGCGAGTTTCTGGGTGCCGGCTACGCACAGATCGACTCCGTGCCGTATCCGGGCGGGAGCGCTTCGCAGATCAATGCGCGCATCAACGCCGGAGTGAGTTTCGTTGCCTATCGCGGATTCGGTTCGCCGCACGATTGGGCGTATCCCAACTATACGAATAACGACATTAACGCGCTGAATAACGGGGCGATGCTGCCGCTGGTGATGAGCATTGTCTGCGGCGGCGGCGCGTTCGACAGCGAAGTCGATCCCTGTTTCGGCGAACTCTGGCTGCGGGCGGGAACCCCGACCAATTTCAAAGGCGCCGTCGCGTTTATCGGCCCCTCGGAGTTGGACACGAAGACGCGTTGGAATAATACGAATATCGCGGGAATCTTCGAAGGCATCCTGCATGAAAATGTGGACTGTGCGGCCGCGGCGATGCTGCGGGGCAAGATGGAACTGATACGGCAGTTCCCGAACAACGTCGAGATCATCACCTCTGATTCCGATCGCTCGCCGTGGTTCTACTTTCATGTCTTCAATCTGCTCGGCGACCCCGGCCTGAACTTTTTCGTGGGACCGGTGCAGGACCTGGCCGCGACCATACCGGACAGTGTCGCCCTCGGTACTCCCGCGATGACGATTCCGATCACGGACAGCGGAACTCCGCTGCCCGGCGCCTGGGGTACGCTGCGACAGTCCGGCACCATCGTGTCCGCCGCGAATGCTGACGCGGACGGTATGCTCACGTTTGCGCTACCGCAGGCCACCGCCGGTCAATATGAAATCACCTTGAGTAAGCCGCGACATGCGGTCGTGCGCGATACGGTGTTCGTGGGTACGCGCGGGGTTGCCGTCGCCACCAGCCAGCTCACACTGATCGACGATGGCAACAACGGCAGCAACGGGAACGGCGATCAGATTCCGAATCCGGGCGAGCGCATCGCGCTGGCAATCCGACTCCGCAATTATGGCACCCAGAACTTCGCGAGCGGAACTCTGACGGTGAACAGCTCAAATCCTGAGTTGGTGGTGGTATCTCCAAGCATCGACGCACCGGCCATACTTGCGGGTGCGGAGTCCACTCCGCTCTACCTCACGTTCGATGTTCTGTCAACATGCCCCGACGGTGAGAGCTGTCTCTTGAACTGGCAGATCAACGAGCATGACTTCGACTGGACGAGCGTGATCAATGTCGCCAGTCCGCTGCTGCTGGTCGCGGCGGTGCAGGCTGACGGACAGGACCTGAATCCCGAGCCTAACAGCACCGCGGGACTGAGCTTGACGCTCGCCAATGCCGGACACGCGCAATCGGCGGCGGGGACGGTTGTCATGCGCTCACTGGATGCGCGGCTTGTGGTGCTTGACAGCACAGCGGAGTATCCGGCCATCGCCCCCGGACTCAGCGCCGCGCCGGTCAGCGGTTTTCAAATTACGTGCGGGGACATCTATCCGGGTGACTGGGCTGCGGTCGAATTGGTGATTCCGGGAAGCGGCGGAAACGTGGTTACGGCCTATGCCCTGCCCATCGGCAATCTGGAATCCGCTGATCCCACGCATCCCGACAGCTATGGCTACCGAGCATTTGACGACGGCGACCAGGCATTCGATGAGGCACCCGAATTCGCCTGGCTGGAAGTTGACCCTGCCTACGGTGGGAACGGAACGCCGATCAACATCGGCGACACGGGCGAGGGCCGGGATGCCACCGTGACGCTTCCCTTGCCCTTTGACTTCACGTTCTACGGGACGACCTATTCCGAGTTTTCGGTCTGCTCGAATGGCTTCGTCGCCTTTGGCGCTACCGCGGAAAGCTACTTGCGCAACTACCGACTCCCCGCCATTGCCTCGCCGGATAATATGTTCGCCGCGTTCTGGGATGACTTGTCGATTCCGACCGGCGGACGCGTATTGTATTATCATGACCAGCAGGGCGGCAGATTCGTGATTGAATGGAGTCGGCTGCGCAATGAGTACGGCACTCAGCCCGAAGAGACATTTGAAGTCGTGCTCTACGATACCGAGTGCTGGCCGACGCGCACCGGTGACGGCGATCTGCTGGTGCAATACTTGAATGTCAGCAATTCCGATTCGTGGGACAACTACGCCACCGTCGGCATTCAGTCGAAGACCAGCGGCCACTCCCTGCTCTGCACTTATGCGAACTTGAACGAGCCGGGCGTGGCGCCGATCCGAAGCAATCAATGCATACTCTTCACGACCGGTCGCCCGCAATCGGGCGCGTATGTGAGCTACGACGGCAATCAGATTGACGACGATCAGGAGGGCGGGTCCGACGGAAACGGGGACGGCATTTCGCAAAACGGCGAACGCCTTGAGGTCTCGATTCAACTGCGGAACTCGGGGTCGGGATCCGCACCCGCTTCGACCGGGACGTTGACGTCCGCCGATTCGCGGATCACGATTCTCGACCCGGCCGTGAGTTTCCCGGCGCTCGGACCGGGTGAAACGGTCGCCGGTTCTCCAGTACGAGTGCAAATATCGCCGGCAACGCCCGACGGTCACGTTGCCGGCATGTTGCTGCAACTTACGGGTGGCGCGCTGCCGTGTGTCGTGATCCCCACGCTCACGGTCGCCGCGCCGGTCTTGGGCGGTCTGCCGGTCCAATTGGATGACGACGCCGTTCCGCCCAGCAACGGCAATGGAAATGGCGAAGTCAATCCCCTCGAGACGTTGGAACTGTTCCCGGGTGCCAGCAACGGCGGCGGCAACGTAGCGACGGGGGTAACCGCGATTCTGCGGCGATTGAATACGCAAGTCACGATTCTCGACTCCACGGCCGCGCTGGGAGACATTGCCGTGGGCGGCGAACAGCAGGCGACCGAGCCGTGCGTCGTGCGGCTGAACAATGGTTTGGGTGACGGTGATCAAGTGCAGTTGCGAATTGTGTTTCGTGATGCCTTCGGCACGGAGTGGACGCAGAACTTGTCTTATCTCGTCGGCAGCCCGCGCCTCGAAGCGGCCGGCATCCGCCCGGACGACCCCGCGCCGGGTGGCCATGGTGACGGCTACCTTAATGGCGGTGAGACCGGAATGCTCTATCCGCAAGTCAGCAACAGCGGCTTGGGTTCGGCGTCGGGAGTGTCGATTACGATTACGTCCGCCGATCCATCGATCACGCTGGAAAATGCCACGCAGATCATCGGAGCGGTGCCCGGGAACGGGATGCGCGAGACGCCGCAGCCCGTGATTGTCCATGTGCAGGCCGGGAACGTCGAACCCCGTGCCGTCCCGGTCACCTTCAGCATCACGGCGGACGGCGGCTTTCACTCCACCACCCAGCTTTCGCTGGTTATCGGCAACGCCATCTATGTCGCGGATTTCGAGTCGGACCTCGACCGCTGGACCGTGTTCGGTGAGTACTCACAATGGCACTTGCAGACCCGCAGCTATGCCTCACCGTCGCATGCCTATTACTGCGGTGATGAGAGCAGCCGGCGTTATGAAGCCAACGCCGATGGTTATCTGCGGTCCCCCGCGTTCACGTATAACGGACACGGGCGATTGATCTTCTCCACGCAGTATCATACGGCGAGCGCAGGCGATTACTGTCGAGTACAACTCCAGCTTGGCTCCTCCACCTACTATCTGCTCGGGTCGTTCTGGGGCGATCAAGCGGACTGGCAGCAGCGCGAGTACTCGCTGGAAGGCTATCCGCCGGCGGAGATCGCCAAGCTGCGCTTCTGGTTCACCTCTGATTTCCTGGGACAGGCCGAGGGCTGGTATGTCGATGATGTAATCATCGTGAACGAAGTGCAAGCCGTGGACAATCATCCGGCGTCGCCGTTGCCCGCCGACTACAGGCTGGACCAGGTCTATCCGAACCCGTTCAACGACCAGACCACCATCCGCTATGCCGTCCCGCGCTCGGGGCATGTGACGATTTCGCTGTTTAACACGCGAGGGCAGCGCATTGCTAACTTGATCGACAGCGATCGCGAGCCCGGTAATTATGACCTGAGTTGGCGACCGCTGTCCCTGGCCAGCGGCATCTATTTCGTGCGCATGGAGGCGCCGTCCATGACCGCCAGCCTCAAGCTCGTTTACCTCAAGTAG
- a CDS encoding HAMP domain-containing histidine kinase: protein MTDVSGYVSMSTIRVAGAMAHELNNPLQGLVSAVAAATMELGADERIAPRLRQIEGGVQRVTRAVRSFSALYEHLPRDPDSVPLAEFTQSVCDALNGFDLRIEMAETVDARRVRCHSAELGALTAEVVWAVWDGAERARLWVEDRGAASAVCIMHPAAADAARVFRPLQENDGLSGLPVVLDEVARLAGGHLELVWSHDRIAGIALVLINECKG from the coding sequence ATGACTGACGTTAGTGGTTATGTGAGTATGTCCACGATCCGTGTGGCCGGCGCGATGGCGCATGAACTGAACAATCCGTTGCAGGGTCTGGTCTCGGCCGTCGCGGCGGCAACGATGGAGCTGGGAGCCGATGAGCGAATCGCGCCGCGGCTGCGCCAGATCGAAGGCGGTGTGCAGCGTGTGACGCGGGCAGTGCGCAGCTTCTCAGCACTATACGAACATCTCCCCCGCGATCCGGACTCTGTTCCGCTGGCGGAGTTCACTCAATCCGTATGCGACGCGCTGAACGGATTCGATTTGCGGATCGAGATGGCGGAGACTGTCGATGCGCGGCGCGTGCGATGTCACTCAGCGGAACTGGGGGCGTTGACGGCCGAAGTCGTGTGGGCCGTGTGGGACGGGGCAGAGCGCGCACGCTTGTGGGTGGAAGATCGGGGAGCGGCCAGCGCGGTCTGCATCATGCATCCGGCGGCAGCCGACGCCGCACGCGTGTTCAGGCCGCTGCAGGAAAACGATGGACTCAGCGGACTCCCCGTGGTCCTCGATGAAGTTGCGAGATTGGCCGGGGGGCACCTGGAGTTAGTCTGGAGTCACGACCGAATTGCCGGGATTGCGTTGGTGTTGATCAACGAATGTAAAGGGTAG
- a CDS encoding response regulator encodes MTQPYRLLLVDDDPLVLSGFHETLLREGYDIVTAATGREAVERLERESFDVVLTDLLMPKVSGLDVVRCCLKKHPDSIVIVVTGFASVRSAVEALRLGAYDYLVKPCEDQELIYRVKMGIERVQLQRDLRTSELDAEKMRAIAQTAVTVNDQINTPLNVILNSAEYIRLNTLPDSNEVRQSLDFITQEVSKIKGVIQRLARIAEPQTKEYSGGKVFMVDVERSGQRTINGGSPHQRRRILVVDDEQFMVHTLTKILDMMGFDVIGAFGGREAYELFLSQPVDLVVSDVHMPDMSGLDLLASIKTQNPAIPVILVTGYGVERASEIIGKCKADGFLGKPFQIQELKAIIDQTLGLHLPIETQVSAYPHAGSQRGVA; translated from the coding sequence ATGACACAACCTTATCGCTTGTTGCTGGTGGACGACGATCCGCTCGTCTTGTCGGGCTTCCACGAAACATTACTGCGCGAGGGCTACGATATTGTGACGGCCGCCACCGGGCGCGAGGCGGTGGAGCGGCTGGAAAGGGAAAGTTTTGACGTCGTCCTGACCGACCTGCTGATGCCGAAAGTTAGCGGCCTAGACGTGGTGCGGTGCTGCCTCAAGAAACACCCGGACAGCATCGTCATCGTCGTGACCGGCTTCGCCTCGGTCCGCTCCGCCGTGGAGGCGCTGCGACTCGGTGCTTACGACTATCTGGTGAAACCCTGCGAAGATCAGGAATTGATCTATCGCGTGAAGATGGGCATCGAACGCGTGCAGTTGCAACGCGATCTGCGCACGAGTGAGCTGGACGCGGAAAAGATGCGCGCGATCGCGCAGACCGCGGTCACCGTCAACGACCAGATCAATACTCCGTTAAATGTGATCCTGAACAGCGCAGAGTATATCCGGTTGAATACGCTACCGGATTCCAACGAGGTTCGTCAGTCGCTCGATTTCATCACACAAGAAGTCTCCAAGATCAAGGGTGTGATTCAACGGCTGGCGCGAATCGCCGAGCCGCAGACCAAGGAATACAGCGGCGGCAAGGTGTTCATGGTGGACGTTGAGCGGTCGGGACAGCGAACGATTAACGGCGGCTCGCCGCACCAACGCCGGCGGATCCTCGTCGTCGATGACGAGCAGTTCATGGTTCACACGCTGACCAAGATTCTCGATATGATGGGATTCGACGTGATCGGCGCGTTCGGCGGCCGCGAGGCCTACGAATTGTTCTTGTCGCAGCCGGTGGACCTGGTCGTATCGGACGTGCACATGCCCGACATGAGTGGGCTCGACTTACTGGCGTCGATCAAAACGCAGAACCCGGCGATTCCGGTGATTCTCGTTACCGGATACGGCGTCGAACGCGCCAGCGAGATTATCGGAAAGTGCAAGGCCGACGGCTTTCTCGGCAAGCCGTTTCAGATTCAGGAGTTGAAAGCAATTATCGACCAGACACTCGGTCTGCACCTGCCGATCGAGACGCAAGTCAGCGCGTATCCACACGCCGGGTCGCAACGAGGAGTCGCATGA